Proteins encoded by one window of Kribbella flavida DSM 17836:
- a CDS encoding S1 family peptidase gives MRIRRAVALLATAGLATTTVQLAAPANAAPGGEAPAVTSASSITATLAKEASIPGTAWMTDEKSGRIIVSYDDTVSGGKFAALTAVTKRFGSQVVLEKLPGVLSKRISGGQAIYGGGYRCSLGFNVRDSAGTYYFITAGHCTNSASTWYANSSQSTVLGTRTGSSFPGNDYGIVRYSTSYTNHPGNVYLYNGSYQDITTAGNASVGQAVRRSGSTTGLRSGSVTGVNATVNYPEGSVSGLIRTNVCAEGGDSGGSLFAGSTALGLTSGGSGNCSTGGTTYFQPVIEVLNRYGVNVY, from the coding sequence ATGCGTATTCGCCGTGCCGTGGCCCTGCTGGCAACCGCCGGTCTGGCCACCACCACCGTTCAGCTCGCAGCCCCGGCCAACGCGGCCCCGGGTGGCGAGGCACCCGCCGTCACCTCGGCGAGCAGCATCACCGCCACCCTGGCCAAGGAGGCGTCGATCCCGGGCACCGCCTGGATGACCGACGAGAAGTCCGGCCGCATCATCGTCTCGTACGACGACACCGTGAGCGGCGGCAAGTTCGCCGCTCTCACCGCCGTCACCAAGCGCTTCGGCAGCCAGGTCGTGCTGGAGAAGCTGCCCGGCGTACTCAGCAAGCGGATCAGCGGCGGACAGGCCATCTACGGTGGCGGCTACCGCTGCTCGCTCGGCTTCAACGTCCGCGACAGCGCCGGCACCTACTACTTCATCACCGCCGGCCACTGCACCAACTCGGCCAGCACCTGGTACGCCAACTCGTCGCAGTCCACCGTGCTCGGCACCCGGACCGGCAGCAGCTTCCCGGGCAACGACTACGGCATCGTCCGGTACAGCACGTCGTACACGAACCACCCCGGCAACGTGTACCTCTACAACGGCTCGTACCAGGACATCACCACGGCGGGCAACGCGTCCGTCGGCCAGGCCGTGCGCCGCAGCGGCAGCACCACCGGTCTGCGCAGCGGCTCGGTCACCGGCGTCAACGCGACGGTGAACTACCCCGAGGGCTCCGTCAGCGGCCTGATCCGCACCAACGTCTGCGCCGAAGGCGGCGACTCCGGCGGCTCACTGTTCGCCGGCTCCACCGCCCTGGGTCTGACCTCCGGCGGCAGCGGCAACTGCTCCACCGGCGGCACGACCTACTTCCAGCCCGTCATCGAGGTCCTCAACCGCTACGGCGTCAACGTCTACTGA